From one Tetragenococcus osmophilus genomic stretch:
- a CDS encoding DUF917 domain-containing protein, with protein sequence MHKIDAEAIENIAVGAALLGTGGGGDPYIGKMMALSAVNEYGPVRVISPEEVDEEAVYTPAASMGAPSIMIEKMPKGDEFVRVFQKLEKYLGKEIKGVFPIEAGGVNSMIPIIVAAQLNLPLVDCDGMGRAFPELQMVTFHLNGISSTPMAITDEKGNIGIIETIDNVWAERLARTATVEMGARALISNYPCTGKEVKQASIHNVVSLSENIGRIIRSKEVETQEKFNQLLEITDGFDLFNGKITDVQRNIEAGFNRGKMVIEGLKNDTGEQVEIYFQNENLIALKNGEPIALTPDLICLVDQETLAPVTTESLKYGKRVRVLSLPSASQWRTDIGIETVGPRYFGYEYEYTPVEDLVKKERAYR encoded by the coding sequence ATGCATAAAATTGATGCAGAAGCCATTGAAAATATTGCTGTAGGCGCAGCTTTATTGGGAACTGGAGGTGGAGGCGATCCGTATATTGGCAAAATGATGGCTCTTTCGGCAGTGAATGAATACGGTCCTGTAAGAGTCATTTCACCAGAAGAAGTAGATGAAGAGGCGGTTTATACGCCGGCTGCTTCTATGGGGGCGCCTAGTATTATGATCGAAAAAATGCCTAAAGGCGATGAATTTGTACGCGTTTTTCAAAAATTGGAAAAATACTTAGGTAAGGAAATCAAAGGGGTTTTTCCAATTGAAGCAGGAGGCGTCAATTCGATGATTCCAATTATTGTCGCTGCTCAACTAAACTTACCATTAGTCGATTGTGATGGTATGGGACGAGCTTTTCCTGAGTTACAGATGGTAACTTTTCATTTGAATGGTATTTCTTCTACTCCGATGGCAATAACCGATGAAAAGGGAAATATTGGCATTATTGAAACTATTGATAACGTGTGGGCCGAGCGCTTAGCACGAACGGCTACGGTTGAAATGGGGGCTAGAGCTTTAATTAGTAATTACCCTTGTACAGGAAAAGAAGTCAAACAGGCTAGTATCCATAATGTTGTTTCTCTTTCTGAAAATATTGGACGAATTATTCGGTCTAAAGAAGTAGAAACTCAGGAAAAATTCAATCAATTATTGGAAATTACCGATGGTTTTGACCTATTTAATGGAAAAATCACGGATGTACAAAGAAACATTGAAGCAGGTTTTAACCGAGGAAAAATGGTAATTGAAGGTTTAAAAAATGACACTGGCGAGCAAGTAGAAATTTATTTCCAAAATGAAAATCTTATTGCGCTTAAAAATGGGGAACCTATAGCTTTAACTCCTGATTTGATCTGTCTAGTTGATCAAGAAACTTTAGCTCCCGTTACTACGGAAAGCTTGAAGTATGGAAAAAGAGTTCGTGTCTTATCTTTACCAAGCGCTTCCCAATGGCGAACCGATATTGGTATTGAAACAGTAGGTCCACGCTATTTTGGTTATGAGTACGAATATACTCCAGTGGAAGATTTGGTAAAAAAGGAGCGTGCGTATAGATGA
- a CDS encoding cytosine permease, protein MKDKKAEQSWQSLAFIWVGSKISVPGLLLGGTLVAGMPFWQAILASLVGHAVIVLGMVLQGIQSSDLKRPTVQVASQVFGEQGAQKLIAIILAISCLGWFGLQANVAGEAFSQFLTLYNVAFPVWLSSLCWGTVMLLSAIFGVKILSWLNYIAVPFLLAVVIYAMAISVADGGWSAVMNYQPETHMPFLSGVSVSIGSFALGAIIAGDYSQYVRNRSGVAKASIVGVLPAGLLMIAAGAIFGVTSATADITSVFSQLGMPVIGVIAMLLATWTTNAVNAFSGGIAIVNVFNVSKEKQTLAVAAAGGIGTILAAIGILDYFVPIMNVLSAMIPPVAGVMIASYWLIQKGDPDNWYEVAGINWLGVISWFIGATVATLPVILEFFPNAPKLINQPLIGVILSFIIYYGAYKITAKKAVNKNIDD, encoded by the coding sequence ATGAAAGATAAAAAAGCGGAACAATCTTGGCAAAGTTTAGCTTTTATTTGGGTGGGCTCGAAAATTAGCGTGCCGGGATTATTACTAGGTGGAACGCTTGTCGCCGGCATGCCTTTTTGGCAAGCAATATTGGCTTCTTTGGTAGGCCATGCTGTTATTGTGCTTGGGATGGTCTTACAAGGTATTCAGAGTTCGGATTTAAAACGGCCTACTGTTCAAGTTGCTTCTCAAGTTTTTGGTGAACAAGGCGCACAAAAACTTATTGCTATTATTCTGGCCATTTCTTGTTTAGGATGGTTTGGTTTGCAAGCAAATGTCGCAGGGGAAGCATTTTCACAATTTTTAACATTGTATAATGTCGCCTTTCCTGTATGGCTTTCTAGTTTGTGTTGGGGCACGGTGATGTTATTATCTGCGATTTTTGGAGTTAAGATTCTTAGCTGGTTGAATTATATCGCGGTGCCTTTCTTATTAGCCGTTGTTATTTATGCAATGGCCATTTCGGTGGCCGATGGCGGTTGGTCAGCAGTTATGAATTATCAACCAGAAACCCATATGCCGTTTCTTTCTGGCGTTTCCGTTTCGATTGGTTCTTTTGCTTTAGGCGCAATTATTGCTGGTGATTATTCACAGTATGTGCGTAATCGTTCGGGTGTAGCAAAGGCTTCCATCGTCGGCGTTTTACCGGCAGGACTTTTAATGATTGCAGCAGGAGCAATTTTTGGCGTGACTTCGGCAACTGCTGATATTACTTCCGTATTTAGTCAACTTGGCATGCCCGTTATTGGTGTAATTGCCATGCTTTTGGCTACTTGGACGACAAACGCAGTGAATGCTTTTTCTGGAGGAATTGCGATTGTTAATGTGTTTAATGTTTCTAAAGAAAAACAAACATTAGCGGTAGCTGCAGCTGGCGGAATCGGTACGATTCTCGCGGCCATTGGCATTTTGGATTATTTTGTTCCTATTATGAATGTATTGTCTGCAATGATTCCACCGGTTGCAGGGGTGATGATTGCTTCTTATTGGTTGATCCAAAAAGGGGATCCAGACAATTGGTATGAGGTAGCTGGCATTAATTGGTTAGGTGTTATTTCTTGGTTCATTGGCGCTACCGTTGCTACTTTGCCAGTTATTTTGGAATTTTTCCCGAATGCACCGAAATTAATTAATCAGCCACTCATTGGCGTTATTCTCTCATTTATTATTTATTATGGGGCTTATAAGATAACAGCAAAAAAAGCAGTCAATAAAAATATAGACGACTAA